From a region of the Lactuca sativa cultivar Salinas chromosome 4, Lsat_Salinas_v11, whole genome shotgun sequence genome:
- the LOC111912641 gene encoding WUSCHEL-related homeobox 4, producing MGLSSMKVHQFARGGGFWGDDDQSSSSGLTLGVCKRLHPLTPKLTTSDSTDTCFTMNNISVNVSNSSSSNSHVTPATFDLKSFIRPESCPIQLVSPDHKKDSPQVETHPGGTRWNPTQEQIGILEMLYRGGMRTPNAQQIEQITSQLCKYGKIEGKNVFYWFQNHKARERQKQKRNNLGLNHSLRSTPASTMINSISLNPRGEVVESPYKKCRSWSFECLEKDEEDNKTLELFPLHPEGRSRSS from the exons ATGGGACTTAGCAGCATGAAGGTGCATCAGTTTGCACGTGGTGGTGGGTTCTGGGGGGACGATGATCAATCCTCATCCTCTGGCCTCACCCTCGGTGTCTGCAAACGCTTACACCCTCTCACACCGAAGTTGACAACTAGTGATAGCACTGACACTTGTTTCACCATGAATAATATTAGCGTTAACGTTAGCAATAGCAGTAGTAGTAATAGCCATGTCACACCCGCTACTTTTGATCTCAAGAGCTTCATTAGACCTGAAAGTTGTCCTATTCAACTTGTTTCACCTGACCACAAGAAAGATTCTCCTCAG GTGGAAACACATCCAGGAGGAACAAGATGGAATCCAACACAAGAGCAAATTGGAATCTTGGAGATGTTATATAGAGGTGGAATGCGGACTCCAAACGCACAACAAATCGAACAAATCACTTCACAACTATGCAAGTATGGCAAAATAGAAGGCAAGAATGTGTTCTATTGGTTCCAAAATCATAAAGCACGTGAGAGACAAAAGCAGAAGCGTAACAACCTCGGTCTTAACCATTCCTTAAGATCAACCCCAGCCTCCACCATGATCAACTCCATCTCATTAAACCCTAGA GGAGAAGTAGTGGAGAGTCCATACAAGAAGTGTAGAAGTTGGTCATTTGAGTGTTTGGAAAAAGATGAGGAAGATAATAAAACATTGGAGCTCTTTCCTTTACATCCAGAAGGAAGATCAAGATCGTCTTGA